In Opitutaceae bacterium TAV5, one genomic interval encodes:
- a CDS encoding sodium:proton antiporter, with translation METVFLVLLFLFMVGISNVLVRFVPLPLPLVQVGVGAGLAALPHYGIHVSLDPELFLLLFIPPLLFSDGWRIPKRELFRERNGVLMLAFGLVFFTVVGAGYFINWLIPVISLPAAFALAAVLSPTDAVAVSAITGRVRVPQRLMHILQGESLLNDASGLVAFKFALAAALTGTFSLKAAATSFVFIAAGGLLVGVVLAFAVGWGRHRIARWRGESAGTHIILTLLLPFAAYVLAEHLGWSGILAAVAAGITMNYTTFTRDSSLETRIQSAAIWGMLEMSFNGIIFLLLGLQLPGILDKAPQDAIEAGVRSPWVLLWYVLAIGAALLVLRFLWVWCSLKLTLLRAALKRRKLPPSMGWRLIAATSLAGVRGAVTLAGVLSLPLLMPDGLPFPARNLMLFLATGVILMSLLGASFGLPFLLKNLQMPPMSAAAIEERMARRLAIEAAIGEIEREKEKISPEQIPDASLRADLCERVIASLRQKLSILDDDQGASEPARHAFGIEKQLRLSAVRAERARLNNLYQARQINDQTLDALVKDADMREAALSGTNIGHF, from the coding sequence ATGGAAACCGTTTTTCTGGTTCTGCTGTTTCTGTTCATGGTGGGGATTTCAAACGTGCTCGTGCGTTTCGTCCCCCTGCCGTTGCCGCTTGTGCAAGTCGGTGTGGGGGCGGGGCTGGCCGCCCTGCCGCACTACGGGATCCATGTCTCGCTCGACCCCGAGCTGTTTCTGCTGCTCTTCATCCCGCCGCTGCTGTTTTCCGACGGATGGCGCATCCCCAAGCGCGAGCTTTTCCGCGAGCGCAACGGTGTGCTCATGCTGGCGTTCGGTCTGGTGTTTTTCACCGTCGTCGGCGCCGGGTATTTTATCAACTGGCTGATCCCGGTGATCTCGTTGCCCGCGGCCTTCGCGCTGGCCGCGGTGCTTTCGCCCACGGACGCGGTGGCGGTGTCGGCCATCACCGGCCGGGTGCGCGTGCCGCAGCGGCTCATGCACATCCTCCAGGGCGAGTCGCTGCTCAACGACGCTTCCGGCCTGGTCGCCTTCAAGTTTGCGCTGGCGGCGGCGCTCACCGGCACGTTTTCACTGAAAGCGGCCGCCACGAGTTTCGTCTTCATCGCCGCGGGCGGACTGCTCGTCGGCGTTGTTCTCGCCTTCGCGGTGGGCTGGGGACGTCACCGCATCGCCCGCTGGCGTGGCGAATCGGCCGGCACGCACATCATCCTGACCCTGCTCCTGCCGTTTGCGGCCTACGTGCTCGCGGAGCATCTCGGCTGGTCGGGCATCCTCGCCGCCGTCGCCGCCGGCATCACGATGAACTACACGACCTTCACGCGCGACAGTTCGCTGGAAACGCGTATCCAGAGCGCCGCCATCTGGGGCATGCTGGAAATGTCGTTCAACGGCATCATCTTTCTGCTTCTCGGGCTGCAACTGCCCGGCATCCTCGACAAGGCGCCGCAAGATGCGATCGAGGCCGGGGTGCGTTCGCCGTGGGTGTTGCTCTGGTACGTGCTGGCGATCGGCGCGGCGCTTCTCGTCCTGCGATTCCTGTGGGTGTGGTGTTCGCTCAAGCTGACGTTGCTCCGCGCCGCGCTGAAACGGCGAAAGCTGCCGCCCTCCATGGGCTGGCGGCTGATCGCGGCGACCTCGCTTGCCGGTGTGCGCGGGGCCGTGACGCTCGCCGGCGTGCTTTCGCTTCCGCTGCTCATGCCGGACGGCCTTCCTTTCCCCGCGCGCAACCTCATGCTTTTTCTGGCGACCGGCGTGATCCTCATGTCGCTGCTCGGGGCCAGTTTCGGGCTCCCCTTTCTGCTCAAGAATCTGCAAATGCCGCCCATGAGCGCCGCGGCGATCGAGGAACGCATGGCGCGCCGCCTGGCGATCGAGGCGGCGATCGGGGAAATCGAACGCGAAAAAGAAAAAATCTCTCCCGAACAGATACCCGACGCTTCCCTGCGGGCGGATCTCTGCGAGCGGGTCATCGCGTCTCTCCGGCAAAAGCTCTCCATCCTCGATGATGACCAGGGCGCGAGTGAACCGGCCCGGCACGCTTTCGGGATCGAGAAGCAGTTGCGTCTGTCAGCCGTGCGCGCGGAGAGGGCCAGGCTCAACAACCTTTATCAGGCCCGCCAGATCAACGACCAGACGCTCGATGCTCTCGTCAAGGATGCTGACATGCGGGAGGCCGCGCTGTCGGGCACCAACATCGGCCATTTCTAG